The genomic segment CCCAGGGACGAGCCAATTTTACTATGCAGTTTCTTGCATATGACGTAGTGCCGGCGAATAAGGCCGAGACAATTATAAAAAAGATCAGAGGGATTTGAGTCCTAAAATATTGAGAGAACCTTATGTCAAAAGAAAAATTTGAAAGGACAAAACCGCATGTTAATGTGGGCACCATTGGTCATATTGATCATGGTAAAACCACTTTGACTGCTGCTATTACTCGCGTATTGTCTACTAAGGGACAGGCCAGCTTCACTGATTTTAGTGATATTGATAAGGCCCCTGAAGAGAAAGAGCGCGGAATTACTATTGCAACCGCTCACGTTGAGTATGAGACTGTAAATCGTCACTATGCTCATGTTGACTGTCCTGGTCACGCCGATTATATCAAGAATATGATCACCGGTGCTGCTCAGATGGACGGTGCAATTTTGGTTGTTGCTGCAACCGATGGTGCTATGCCTCAGACCCGTGAGCACATTTTGCTTGCTCGTCAGGTTGGTGTACCGGCTATGGTCGTATTTCTTAACAAATGCGACATGGTTGATGATGATGAGCTTATTGAGCTCGTTGAGATGGAGCTTCGTGAGCTTCTTGATGATTATGAGTTCCCTGGCGACGATGTACCTTTCATTCATGGTTCTGCGCTTCTCGCTCTTGAGAATCCAGAAGATGAAGATAAGGCTGCATGTATCTGGGCGCTTATGGAAGCAATCGATTCTTACATTCCAGAACCAGAGCGTGATGTAGATCAGCCTTTCCTTATGCCTGTTGAAGATGTCTTCTCTATCTCCGGTCGTGGTACTGTTGCAACCGGTCGTGTTGAGCGTGGTATTATCAAGGTTGGAGAGGAAGTTGCGATAGTTGGCGTTAAAGATACCGTCAAGACCACCTGTACTGGTGTGGAAATGTTTCGCAAACTACTTGACGAAGGCCGTGCTGGTGAT from the Desulfotalea psychrophila LSv54 genome contains:
- the tuf gene encoding elongation factor Tu; this translates as MSKEKFERTKPHVNVGTIGHIDHGKTTLTAAITRVLSTKGQASFTDFSDIDKAPEEKERGITIATAHVEYETVNRHYAHVDCPGHADYIKNMITGAAQMDGAILVVAATDGAMPQTREHILLARQVGVPAMVVFLNKCDMVDDDELIELVEMELRELLDDYEFPGDDVPFIHGSALLALENPEDEDKAACIWALMEAIDSYIPEPERDVDQPFLMPVEDVFSISGRGTVATGRVERGIIKVGEEVAIVGVKDTVKTTCTGVEMFRKLLDEGRAGDNIGALLRGVKREDIERGQVLAKPGTITPHTKFKAECYILGKDEGGRHTPFFNGYRPQFYFRTTDVTGVVSLPEGIEMVMPGDNVSVDATLITPIAMDAGLRFAIREGGRTVGAGVISEIIE